A single window of Gossypium hirsutum isolate 1008001.06 chromosome A10, Gossypium_hirsutum_v2.1, whole genome shotgun sequence DNA harbors:
- the LOC107895705 gene encoding uncharacterized protein, with the protein MNSITNEEVYVNQIFFKTHFCTLFLKKQSESFLLSPLPFLFPLLGQLKGLIGVPRASTHRGSWLGNDENKRRPLARYARRRKGAPTTERCHATRGRGDGQGRGGRGGMREKANGGSGG; encoded by the exons TTTATGTAAaccagattttttttaaaactcatttctgcaccctttttttaaaaaaacaatcagAGAGCTTTTTGCTCTCTCCCTTACCCTTTCTATTTCCTTTGCTTGGCCAACTCAAGGGCCTCATCGGCGTCCCACGCGCCTCCACGCATCGTGGCTCATGGCTCGGGAATGATGAGAACAAAAGGCGTCCCTTGGCCCGATATGCACGCCGGAGAAAGGGGGCTCCAACGACGGAAag GTGCCATGCGACGCGTGGAAGAGGCGACGGTCAGGGGCGTGGTGGTCGAGGCGGCATGCGTGAGAAGGCCAATGGTGGAAGCGGTGGCTGA
- the LOC107897288 gene encoding protein transport protein Sec61 subunit gamma: MDAIDSVFDPLREFAKDSVRLVKRCHKPDRKEFTKVAFRTAIGFVVMGFVGFFVKLIFIPINNIIVGSG, translated from the exons ATGGACGCAATTGATTCAGTTTTCGATCCGCTAAGAGAGTTCGCTAAGGATAGTGTTCGTCTTGTCAAGAGATGCCACAAGCCCGATCGAAAAG aatttacgAAGGTGGCGTTTCGTACAGCGATCGGATTCGTGGTTATGGGATTCGTAGGGTTTTTCGTCAAGCTCATCTTTATCCCCATTAACAACATTATTGTTGGATCTGGTTAG